One region of Acidiferrobacteraceae bacterium genomic DNA includes:
- a CDS encoding 4Fe-4S binding protein, protein MAYKIVSSQCTACSACEPECPNNAIREKDGTFIIKPEKCTECIGYFDDPQCVAVCPVDDTCIIDNSYPRYEAAV, encoded by the coding sequence ATGGCTTACAAGATCGTCTCATCGCAATGCACCGCCTGTTCGGCCTGCGAGCCGGAATGCCCGAACAATGCAATTCGGGAAAAGGACGGGACCTTTATCATCAAGCCGGAGAAGTGCACCGAATGCATCGGCTACTTCGATGATCCGCAGTGCGTGGCCGTTTGTCCGGTCGACGACACCTGCATCATCGACAACAGCTACCCGCGCTACGAAGCGGCGGTGTAG
- the nifB gene encoding nitrogenase cofactor biosynthesis protein NifB has protein sequence MQETNEQGTAVEQSKPLDDLMQKVAEHKGCGTSGGSGKASCGSSAGQGDLPTEIWEKVKNHPCYSEEAHHHYARMHVAVAPACNIQCNYCNRKYDCANESRPGVVSEKLTPEQAAKKVVAVASTIPQMTVLGIAGPGDPLANPEKTFRTFELISEMAPDIKLCLSTNGLALPEHVETIKKFNVDHVTITINMVDPEVGAKIYPWIFHEHKRYKGVEAAKLLSDHQLRGLEMLTEAGILCKVNSVMIPGINDEHLVEVNKAVKSRGAFLHNIMPLISAPEHGTVFGLNGQRGPTAQELKALQDKCEGEMNMMRHCRQCRADAVGLLGEDRSAEFTTDKIMEMDVQYDPEVRREYQETVEREREAKVVAKQAELEEIAGEQSDIRVLVAVATKGSGRINEHFGHAKEFQIYELSTAGSKFVGHRRVDLYCQGGYGDEDALPTVIRAISDCHAVFVAKIGGCPRDELKGAGIEPVDGYAHEFIEQSALAWFKDYLGRVQSGEIEHIDRGDAAIRQGAYVA, from the coding sequence ATGCAAGAAACGAATGAGCAGGGAACAGCGGTAGAGCAGTCCAAGCCGCTGGACGACCTGATGCAGAAGGTCGCGGAACACAAGGGTTGTGGCACGTCGGGCGGAAGCGGAAAGGCGAGTTGTGGTTCGTCCGCCGGCCAGGGCGATCTGCCGACGGAAATCTGGGAGAAGGTCAAGAACCATCCCTGCTACAGCGAAGAAGCCCACCATCACTACGCACGTATGCACGTGGCCGTGGCTCCGGCCTGCAATATTCAATGCAACTACTGCAACCGCAAGTACGATTGCGCAAACGAATCGCGTCCCGGCGTGGTGAGCGAAAAGCTGACGCCGGAACAGGCCGCGAAGAAGGTGGTGGCAGTGGCGTCGACGATTCCGCAGATGACCGTGCTGGGCATTGCCGGTCCCGGCGATCCGCTGGCGAACCCGGAGAAGACCTTCCGTACCTTCGAGCTCATTTCGGAAATGGCCCCGGATATCAAGCTGTGCCTGTCCACGAATGGACTGGCGCTTCCGGAGCATGTTGAAACCATCAAGAAATTCAACGTCGACCACGTCACGATCACCATCAACATGGTCGATCCCGAGGTGGGGGCAAAGATCTATCCGTGGATCTTCCACGAGCACAAGCGCTACAAGGGCGTGGAGGCGGCAAAGCTGCTCAGCGACCACCAGTTGCGCGGCCTGGAGATGCTGACCGAGGCCGGCATTCTGTGCAAGGTCAACTCGGTGATGATTCCGGGGATCAACGACGAGCACCTGGTCGAGGTCAACAAGGCGGTCAAGTCACGGGGCGCGTTCCTGCACAACATCATGCCCCTGATCTCGGCCCCGGAGCACGGCACGGTGTTTGGCCTCAACGGCCAGCGCGGCCCGACAGCCCAGGAACTCAAGGCCCTGCAGGACAAGTGCGAGGGCGAAATGAACATGATGCGCCATTGCCGCCAGTGCCGTGCCGATGCGGTTGGCCTGTTGGGCGAGGATCGCTCGGCGGAATTCACTACGGACAAGATCATGGAAATGGATGTCCAGTATGACCCCGAGGTCCGACGTGAGTACCAGGAGACTGTTGAAAGGGAGCGCGAGGCAAAAGTAGTCGCCAAGCAGGCCGAGCTGGAAGAGATCGCCGGCGAGCAGAGTGACATTCGCGTACTTGTCGCGGTAGCGACAAAGGGCAGCGGACGGATCAACGAACATTTCGGCCATGCCAAGGAATTCCAGATCTACGAGCTGAGTACGGCGGGTAGCAAGTTCGTGGGCCATCGCCGCGTGGACCTGTATTGCCAGGGGGGGTATGGCGACGAAGATGCCCTGCCTACCGTGATTCGCGCCATTTCCGACTGCCACGCGGTGTTCGTGGCGAAGATCGGCGGCTGTCCGCGAGACGAACTCAAAGGGGCGGGAATCGAGCCGGTCGACGGCTATGCCCACGAGTTCATCGAGCAATCGGCGCTCGCCTGGTTCAAGGACTATCTGGGCCGTGTCCAAAGTGGCGAAATCGAGCACATCGATCGCGGCGACGCGGCGATTCGCCAGGGCGCGTATGTCGCCTGA